A DNA window from Anaerocolumna sp. AGMB13020 contains the following coding sequences:
- a CDS encoding HelD family protein — MENSERHEELRSEWKREEEHLKECVALIRFNVDSQSAELARVRSETKELYDNYRSNNPELHNDLVIGLSMQTDLEKSLSKNMAALKKPFFGRIDYRELGVVTNGEELEEEKKEFSLYIGKNGVSKSSTEIIIIDWRAPVSSVYYDSDVGESSYLSPYGDRILIGLDLKRTFEIQDSSLVDFYDTDVIANDEFLTKYLGKNKEVVLGEIIATIQKEQNEIIRDTPWHSVIVQGVAGSGKTTVAMHRISYILYNYKERCRSDEFYIIGSNKMLLNYITGVLPNLDVYNINQMTLEEFLISLLDKEFDKLRKKYKLTNPFARSRTIGDRNNHTITRLKRYKGSLDFIKALEYYLDWYETTIIKTEDINYHGKSVYSETEIRDFLTIFQEKPLQEKQELLNKRLVSKIRLINEREQQEKEIISIETKKYKDYFGKKVAKFDYEKMYLNFMESLLTKELYKEFTHHLPEEEVVKELQAGFLRKEIDLYDLSMFAYLKRRIKDTKDFEYVSHIIVDEAQDFGVSVFYCMKQLFSGCTYTIMGDITQNIHFDTGMNDWEALRSDVFSIDKDKFYVLAKSYRNTVEISNYASRVLKHCTFKTYDIEPIIRHGKEVEVCKAKDQEEMLKKTARILKSSRETGYTTQAVICRTEEETKEVYLKLKELIEVEPLNEDMEQMNFTNGIMVLPIHMTKGLEFDSVLLWNPDVNNYEKSDADAKLLYVAITRALHELHIVYMGELAELLV, encoded by the coding sequence ATGGAAAATAGTGAAAGACATGAAGAGCTAAGAAGTGAGTGGAAAAGAGAAGAAGAACATTTAAAGGAATGCGTTGCGCTTATCAGGTTTAATGTAGATAGCCAGAGTGCGGAATTAGCCAGAGTCCGTTCTGAAACCAAGGAGCTCTATGATAATTACCGTTCCAATAATCCGGAGCTGCATAATGACCTGGTTATCGGGCTTAGTATGCAAACTGATCTGGAAAAATCCCTGAGTAAGAATATGGCTGCCTTGAAAAAGCCTTTTTTCGGAAGAATCGATTACAGAGAACTTGGAGTTGTAACAAATGGAGAAGAATTAGAGGAAGAAAAGAAGGAATTTTCTTTATACATTGGTAAGAACGGAGTAAGCAAGAGCAGCACGGAGATTATTATTATTGACTGGAGAGCACCGGTATCCAGTGTTTATTATGACAGTGATGTTGGTGAGAGTTCCTATCTGTCACCCTATGGGGACAGAATCCTGATTGGTTTGGATTTAAAGAGAACCTTTGAAATACAGGACAGCAGTCTGGTGGATTTCTATGATACGGATGTTATCGCCAACGATGAATTTCTAACCAAATACCTTGGAAAGAACAAAGAAGTGGTATTAGGGGAAATCATTGCAACAATCCAGAAGGAACAGAATGAAATTATCAGAGATACACCCTGGCACAGTGTAATCGTACAGGGAGTTGCGGGCAGCGGAAAGACTACGGTGGCAATGCATCGTATTTCCTATATTTTATATAACTACAAGGAAAGATGCCGCTCCGATGAATTCTATATTATAGGCAGTAATAAAATGCTGCTGAATTATATCACAGGTGTACTGCCAAACCTTGATGTATATAATATTAACCAGATGACGCTGGAGGAATTTCTGATCTCTCTTTTGGATAAGGAATTCGATAAGCTCAGGAAAAAGTATAAACTTACGAATCCTTTTGCCAGAAGCCGTACAATAGGAGACAGAAACAATCATACGATAACCCGTCTGAAACGGTACAAAGGTTCTTTGGACTTTATAAAAGCCCTGGAGTATTACCTGGATTGGTATGAAACCACAATTATTAAGACAGAGGATATTAACTATCATGGCAAGAGTGTATATTCAGAAACGGAAATAAGAGATTTTCTCACAATCTTTCAAGAGAAGCCGCTGCAGGAAAAACAAGAGCTCCTTAATAAACGCCTGGTCAGTAAGATTAGGCTTATCAATGAAAGAGAACAGCAGGAAAAGGAAATCATAAGCATAGAGACTAAAAAATACAAAGACTACTTCGGAAAAAAAGTAGCGAAGTTCGATTATGAAAAGATGTATTTAAATTTCATGGAAAGTCTTCTTACAAAGGAACTCTATAAGGAATTCACACATCACCTTCCAGAGGAAGAGGTGGTGAAGGAGCTGCAGGCAGGTTTTCTGAGAAAAGAAATTGATCTGTATGACCTTTCCATGTTTGCCTATCTGAAAAGAAGAATCAAAGATACCAAGGATTTTGAGTATGTAAGTCATATAATTGTTGATGAAGCACAGGATTTCGGTGTGTCAGTATTTTATTGTATGAAGCAGCTTTTTTCCGGCTGTACTTATACTATAATGGGGGATATTACACAGAATATTCACTTTGATACGGGTATGAATGACTGGGAAGCTCTGCGCAGTGATGTGTTTTCAATAGACAAAGATAAATTTTATGTACTTGCTAAAAGTTATCGTAATACAGTAGAAATCTCAAACTATGCCAGCCGGGTGTTAAAGCACTGTACCTTCAAAACCTATGATATCGAGCCTATCATACGTCATGGTAAAGAGGTAGAGGTGTGTAAAGCAAAAGACCAAGAAGAGATGTTAAAGAAAACAGCCCGGATTCTTAAAAGCAGCAGGGAGACCGGTTATACCACACAGGCTGTTATTTGCAGAACGGAGGAGGAGACCAAGGAGGTATATCTTAAGCTTAAGGAATTAATCGAGGTGGAACCTCTAAATGAGGATATGGAGCAGATGAACTTTACCAATGGAATCATGGTATTACCCATTCATATGACCAAAGGTTTGGAGTTTGACAGTGTATTATTATGGAACCCTGATGTAAACAATTATGAAAAGAGTGATGCTGATGCCAAACTCTTATATGTAGCAATTACACGGGCACTCCATGAACTTCACATAGTTTACATGGGTGAGCTGGCTGAGCTACTGGTATAA